One window from the genome of Elaeis guineensis isolate ETL-2024a chromosome 5, EG11, whole genome shotgun sequence encodes:
- the LOC140857797 gene encoding uncharacterized protein produces MEMDPENIEAVIHQRYGVPEGENSGPSLRFPPGFNFNPNDQELIRLYLDRKIKGEPLLYNVFKDVNLYDYDPEELVGNYELSGEENFISLLQEHANIQMGAVQLALLAVDIGKPQDLKRKSTMMMMS; encoded by the exons ATGGAGATGGACCCAGAAAATATTGAAGCAGTGATTCACCAAAGATATGGAGTTCCAGAGGGGGAGAATAGCGGCCCTTCTTTGAGGTTTCCTCCTGGCTTTAACTTCAACCCGAACGATCAAGAGCTGATACGTTTGTATCTCGACCGCAAGATCAAGGGGGAGCCATTGCTTTACAATGTATTCAAGGATGTCAATCTTTATGATTACGACCCGGAAGAACTAGTTG GAAATTACGAGCTTTCTggagaagaaaattttatttctttacttcaagAACACGCAAATATCCAAATGGGAGCCGTCCAGCTCGCGCTGCTGGCGGTGGATATTGGAAAGCCACAGGATCTGAAAagaaaatctacaatgatgatgaTGAGCTAG